The following proteins come from a genomic window of Leptospira bandrabouensis:
- a CDS encoding rhomboid family intramembrane serine protease, whose translation MIKIIGSVPDQLTMFVFEKANHNFRKPILTLGFILITMLTLFFDNIDSYAFTPKKEFGFSIVGSIFFNTSFTEWLTNAIYLYMFADNIEDVVGHFYFFILFLFFGILANLTYFLFHTNSIIPVIGTSGVISGILGMYFVFFPNVKSTMVFEKATFRDIPIFISLSIWILIQSYFYIVELNNQVRSVYGGQVITFLMGIIIAQIFIRYKFLDRLDHNIRLSTFINKTVLCPSCSNPIPTEKYGRLHCSACNTNFFFDRHGKKFL comes from the coding sequence TTGATTAAAATAATTGGCAGTGTCCCCGACCAACTAACAATGTTTGTATTTGAAAAAGCAAATCACAATTTTAGAAAACCAATCCTTACCTTGGGTTTTATTTTAATCACAATGCTAACATTATTCTTTGATAATATTGATTCCTATGCATTTACACCAAAAAAAGAGTTTGGGTTCAGTATCGTAGGTTCGATCTTTTTTAATACTTCTTTTACCGAGTGGCTTACCAATGCAATCTACTTATACATGTTCGCTGACAATATAGAAGATGTAGTGGGACATTTTTACTTTTTTATCTTATTTCTTTTTTTTGGGATCCTAGCCAATCTAACCTATTTTTTATTTCATACGAATTCCATTATTCCAGTGATCGGAACCTCTGGGGTCATATCAGGAATCCTTGGGATGTACTTTGTTTTTTTTCCTAATGTAAAAAGTACGATGGTGTTTGAAAAAGCTACCTTCCGTGATATACCAATCTTTATCAGTCTCAGTATTTGGATTCTCATCCAATCCTATTTCTATATTGTTGAATTAAATAACCAAGTGCGGAGTGTTTATGGCGGACAAGTAATCACCTTTTTAATGGGAATTATCATCGCCCAAATCTTTATCCGATATAAATTTTTAGATCGACTGGACCATAATATTCGTCTATCTACTTTTATCAACAAAACTGTCCTTTGTCCTTCTTGCAGTAATCCAATCCCGACTGAAAAATATGGAAGGTTGCACTGTTCGGCTTGTAATACAAATTTCTTTTTCGATCGCCATGGAAAAAAATTTCTATAA
- a CDS encoding YcxB family protein, protein MNEIKYIQKLEDLSSFSLHHHNFFGNRYQKYYPEFFLSITTIISVVIFFTTYPKEINIFAVLYMFLNILYYVYLRLTRKRKLIKYFNKFYTEGREFIESELTILFEDSFILTQSKNVESKIPYENLVRLSIGTEALYIYISNIQALILPNRIFHSPSDSQAIIHFLIQKNGNLIYP, encoded by the coding sequence ATGAATGAAATAAAATACATACAAAAATTAGAAGACCTATCTTCTTTTTCCTTACATCATCACAACTTTTTCGGTAATAGATATCAGAAATACTACCCTGAGTTTTTTTTATCCATTACGACTATTATCTCTGTTGTGATATTCTTTACGACATATCCAAAAGAAATTAACATTTTTGCAGTCCTGTATATGTTTTTAAACATTCTTTATTATGTTTACCTTCGTTTGACTCGAAAAAGGAAGCTGATTAAATACTTCAACAAATTCTATACGGAGGGAAGGGAATTTATTGAATCGGAATTAACCATTCTGTTTGAAGATTCATTTATACTGACCCAATCCAAAAACGTGGAGTCAAAAATTCCCTATGAAAATCTTGTTAGGTTGTCCATTGGAACAGAAGCCCTTTACATATATATCTCGAACATTCAGGCTCTGATTTTACCCAATCGGATTTTTCATTCTCCCTCGGATAGTCAGGCAATCATCCACTTTTTGATTCAGAAGAATGGAAATCTGATCTACCCTTAA
- a CDS encoding DUF4180 domain-containing protein, whose amino-acid sequence MNAEPNLSKEKPKEEFHYSFKMELTESPMNVRKINKNNIEIAVVDSNETLITDGSSALDLFATIQYDSGCDRFILKLSHFAEDFFDLKSGLAGVVLQKIINYRMKLAIIGDFSIYSSKSVNDFIYEMNSGKDVFFLNSEEEGIDRLANI is encoded by the coding sequence GTGAATGCAGAGCCCAACCTGTCTAAAGAGAAACCTAAGGAAGAATTCCACTATAGTTTTAAAATGGAACTGACAGAATCACCAATGAATGTTCGTAAAATTAACAAAAATAATATAGAAATCGCAGTAGTCGACTCAAACGAAACTCTGATCACAGACGGATCCTCTGCTCTGGATTTGTTTGCGACAATTCAATACGACTCTGGATGTGATCGTTTTATATTGAAACTATCTCATTTTGCGGAAGACTTCTTTGATTTAAAATCGGGACTTGCTGGAGTCGTATTACAAAAAATAATCAACTACCGGATGAAACTAGCAATCATCGGCGATTTTTCTATTTATTCCAGCAAAAGTGTAAATGATTTTATCTACGAAATGAACTCAGGGAAAGATGTTTTTTTTCTAAATTCAGAAGAGGAAGGAATCGACCGTTTAGCTAACATTTAA
- a CDS encoding ArsR/SmtB family transcription factor yields MQTLDATFSALADPTRRAILMRLAKGDLTVMELAKPFNMSQPAISKHLKVLEQAGLVSTTVRAQERPRRLETAPLKTAIDWIEKYRQMWEKRYQVLDGLLIELQTIQTKGDKKR; encoded by the coding sequence ATGCAAACACTCGATGCCACATTTTCAGCTCTTGCTGACCCCACACGTCGGGCCATTTTGATGCGCCTTGCGAAAGGGGACTTAACTGTTATGGAGTTGGCCAAACCTTTTAACATGAGCCAACCCGCTATTTCCAAACACCTCAAAGTTTTGGAACAAGCCGGACTTGTTTCCACAACGGTTCGAGCCCAGGAAAGGCCTCGCCGGTTGGAAACAGCACCACTCAAAACAGCCATTGACTGGATCGAAAAATACCGCCAGATGTGGGAGAAACGATATCAGGTGTTAGATGGACTACTTATCGAATTACAAACAATACAAACCAAAGGGGATAAGAAAAGATGA
- a CDS encoding SRPBCC family protein — MNTDKNEVKMEHRGETEVVFTRYFDAPRELVFDCHTKPDLMRRWLIGPEGMVLETCEQDLKVGGKYLYLYMDAKGNKSGVYGSFREVIVPERLANTENYIMDMSTFDPSAPENPNATFESRTFTTEGNRTLMTHLCRYASAEVCKMMVESGAADGMAECYLELDKLLVEIV; from the coding sequence ATGAATACAGACAAAAATGAAGTAAAGATGGAACATCGAGGTGAAACTGAAGTTGTGTTTACGAGGTACTTCGACGCACCACGTGAATTGGTATTCGATTGTCACACTAAACCCGATCTGATGCGCCGATGGCTGATTGGTCCCGAAGGTATGGTTCTTGAAACTTGCGAACAAGATCTGAAAGTCGGTGGCAAATACTTGTATCTTTATATGGATGCAAAGGGAAACAAATCCGGCGTTTATGGATCATTTCGGGAAGTGATTGTACCTGAAAGATTAGCCAATACCGAGAATTACATCATGGACATGTCGACCTTCGATCCGAGTGCCCCCGAAAATCCGAATGCTACATTTGAGTCGCGGACCTTCACTACCGAAGGAAATAGGACACTCATGACACACCTATGCAGATATGCTTCCGCCGAAGTGTGTAAGATGATGGTTGAATCCGGAGCAGCCGATGGGATGGCGGAATGTTACTTGGAGTTAGATAAATTATTGGTAGAAATCGTATAG
- a CDS encoding DUF4180 domain-containing protein — protein sequence MNIRKIQKNNIDIAVVDTTEIVFTDGSSALDFFATTQYESGTERFVLKQSQIPESFFDLKTGLAGDVLQKIVNYRMKLAIVGDFSIYSSKSLNDFIYEMNSGKDVFFLNSEEEAINRLSSV from the coding sequence ATGAACATTCGCAAAATACAAAAAAACAATATTGATATCGCAGTGGTTGATACAACGGAAATCGTTTTCACCGATGGTTCCTCAGCCCTTGACTTTTTTGCAACAACACAATATGAATCAGGAACTGAGCGCTTTGTATTGAAACAATCTCAGATCCCCGAAAGTTTCTTCGATTTAAAAACTGGTCTTGCAGGGGATGTATTACAAAAGATTGTGAACTACCGAATGAAACTGGCTATTGTTGGGGATTTTTCTATTTATTCCAGCAAAAGTCTAAATGATTTTATTTATGAAATGAATTCTGGGAAGGATGTTTTTTTTCTGAATTCGGAAGAGGAAGCAATCAACCGTCTAAGTAGTGTTTAG